A window of Flavobacterium flavigenum contains these coding sequences:
- a CDS encoding YMGG-like glycine zipper-containing protein: MKALYSLLVALTVISCQNQGKADIEKAKQASIDSMKVEINKQRVIDSMKTEMANLQEEKEKAEEARKTEAQKVVVVRQDATTTTTAAPAKKKGWSATAKGAVIGAGVGAITGAAVSKKKGEGAIIGGLTGAAVGTGTGAIIDGSKKKKE; encoded by the coding sequence ATGAAAGCGTTATATTCTTTATTAGTCGCATTAACTGTAATTTCTTGTCAAAATCAGGGAAAAGCTGATATTGAGAAAGCGAAGCAGGCCAGTATAGATTCAATGAAAGTTGAAATTAACAAACAAAGAGTCATTGATTCGATGAAAACAGAAATGGCTAATCTGCAGGAGGAAAAAGAAAAAGCAGAAGAAGCACGAAAAACAGAAGCACAAAAAGTTGTCGTAGTGCGTCAGGATGCAACAACTACAACTACAGCGGCTCCTGCTAAAAAGAAAGGCTGGAGTGCTACAGCAAAAGGCGCAGTGATTGGTGCCGGAGTTGGAGCGATTACAGGGGCAGCAGTCAGTAAGAAAAAAGGTGAAGGTGCTATCATTGGAGGTTTGACAGGAGCTGCTGTAGGTACAGGAACTGGAGCTATTATTGATGGCAGCAAAAAGAAAAAAGAATAA
- the kynU gene encoding kynureninase, with the protein MTFQNTREFAKQLDSQDVLNHYQDQFIFPKVDGKRVIYFTGNSLGLQPKRTKSYIDEIMNDWAHFAVEGHFYAEKPWWDYQERFPEPLSKIVGALPSEVTVMNTLTVNLHLLMVSFYQPTATRYKIICEEKAFPSDQYMFQSQVHFHGYKPEDAIVEIKRREGEHNIRLKDILAKIEEVGDELALVLIGGVNYYTGQVFDIKTITAAGQKAGAKVGWDLAHAAGNIKLELHDWNVDFAAWCSYKYMNSGPGNASGCFVHERHHNSDLPRFAGWWGHNKERRFKMEPNFDPVEGAGGWQISNLPVLSLAPYLASVEMFAEVGMDALIAKRDKITSYLEFILHEIDKEVDSNFEIITPSNQEERACQLSVFLHGEGRSLFDYLMKNGVITDWREPNVIRLAPVPLYCSFEDMYDFGQILKYGILSK; encoded by the coding sequence ATGACTTTTCAAAATACACGCGAATTCGCAAAACAACTTGACTCACAAGACGTTTTAAATCATTATCAGGATCAGTTTATTTTTCCTAAAGTAGATGGTAAACGTGTTATTTATTTCACCGGAAATTCTTTAGGATTACAGCCCAAAAGAACCAAATCCTATATTGATGAAATAATGAATGACTGGGCACATTTTGCGGTAGAAGGTCATTTTTATGCAGAAAAACCATGGTGGGATTATCAGGAAAGATTCCCGGAACCTTTGAGTAAAATCGTAGGTGCCCTGCCTTCAGAAGTTACGGTTATGAATACCCTGACTGTAAATCTTCATTTGCTGATGGTTTCTTTTTATCAGCCTACTGCAACCCGTTATAAAATTATCTGCGAAGAAAAAGCCTTTCCGTCAGATCAGTATATGTTTCAAAGCCAGGTTCATTTTCATGGATATAAACCGGAAGATGCTATTGTAGAAATAAAACGCCGTGAAGGCGAACACAATATTCGACTTAAAGATATTCTGGCAAAAATTGAAGAAGTTGGTGACGAGTTGGCTTTGGTTTTAATTGGAGGCGTAAATTATTATACCGGGCAGGTTTTTGACATTAAAACCATTACTGCAGCCGGACAAAAAGCTGGTGCAAAAGTAGGTTGGGATTTAGCTCACGCTGCTGGAAATATAAAATTAGAACTACACGACTGGAATGTAGATTTCGCTGCCTGGTGTAGTTATAAATATATGAATTCAGGTCCAGGAAATGCTTCCGGGTGTTTTGTTCATGAAAGACATCATAATTCAGACTTGCCAAGATTTGCAGGCTGGTGGGGACATAATAAAGAGCGCCGATTTAAAATGGAACCTAATTTTGATCCAGTTGAAGGTGCGGGTGGCTGGCAGATCAGTAATTTACCGGTACTTTCTTTGGCTCCTTATTTAGCTTCTGTAGAAATGTTTGCCGAGGTAGGAATGGATGCTTTAATCGCCAAAAGAGATAAAATTACCTCTTATTTGGAATTTATACTCCATGAAATTGATAAGGAAGTTGATAGTAATTTCGAAATTATAACACCATCAAATCAGGAAGAAAGAGCTTGTCAGCTCTCCGTTTTTTTACATGGTGAGGGAAGAAGCTTATTCGATTATTTGATGAAAAACGGCGTGATTACAGACTGGCGCGAGCCTAATGTCATTCGTCTGGCACCAGTTCCTTTATATTGTTCTTTTGAGGATATGTATGATTTTGGACAGATTTTAAAATATGGAATTCTGTCAAAATAA
- the queA gene encoding tRNA preQ1(34) S-adenosylmethionine ribosyltransferase-isomerase QueA — protein sequence MKLSHFNFNLPKELLAEFPAENRDESRLMVIDRKKNTIEHKMFKDVINYFDDGDVLILNNTKVFPARLYGNKEKTGARIEVFLLRELNSEQRLWDVLVDPARKIRIGNKLYFGDDDSLVAEVIDNTTSRGRTLRFLYDGSYEEFRNKLTELGETPIPKYINREVTPEDADRYQTIYAKEEGAVAAPTAGLHFSKHLLKKLEIKGVNFAEVTLHVGLGTFNPVEVEDLSKHKMDSEELIITQEACDIVNEGKAKKKRICAVGTTSMRAIESSVSSANTLNPYEGWTNKFIFPPHDFSIANCMITNFHTPKSTLLMMISAFCGHDLMKKAYDEAIKEGYKFYSYGDAMLIL from the coding sequence ATGAAATTATCACACTTCAATTTCAATTTACCGAAAGAACTTTTGGCTGAATTCCCGGCAGAAAACAGAGACGAGTCCCGTTTAATGGTAATTGACCGTAAAAAAAACACTATCGAACATAAAATGTTTAAAGACGTAATCAATTATTTTGATGACGGAGACGTTTTAATTCTAAATAATACAAAAGTTTTCCCTGCACGTTTGTACGGAAATAAAGAAAAAACCGGAGCAAGAATTGAAGTTTTCTTGTTGAGAGAACTAAATTCAGAACAACGTCTTTGGGATGTTTTGGTTGATCCGGCACGTAAAATCAGAATTGGTAATAAACTTTATTTTGGCGATGATGACTCTTTAGTTGCTGAGGTAATTGATAACACGACTTCACGCGGAAGAACTTTACGTTTTCTATATGATGGTTCTTATGAGGAATTCAGAAATAAATTGACAGAGCTTGGAGAAACTCCAATCCCTAAATATATCAACCGCGAGGTAACTCCCGAAGATGCAGACAGATACCAGACGATTTATGCAAAAGAAGAGGGAGCTGTAGCAGCACCAACAGCTGGTTTGCACTTCTCAAAACACCTTTTGAAAAAACTGGAAATCAAAGGAGTGAATTTTGCTGAGGTGACTTTACACGTAGGTTTAGGAACTTTTAACCCAGTTGAGGTTGAAGATTTATCAAAACACAAAATGGATTCTGAGGAATTAATTATAACTCAGGAAGCTTGTGATATCGTAAATGAAGGAAAAGCAAAGAAAAAACGTATTTGTGCAGTAGGAACAACTTCTATGCGTGCCATTGAAAGTTCTGTTTCTTCTGCAAATACTTTGAATCCTTACGAAGGCTGGACAAATAAATTTATCTTTCCTCCTCACGATTTTAGTATTGCAAACTGTATGATTACTAATTTCCATACGCCAAAATCAACATTATTAATGATGATTTCAGCTTTTTGTGGACATGATTTAATGAAAAAAGCTTACGATGAAGCAATCAAAGAAGGATATAAGTTTTATTCTTACGGAGATGCAATGTTGATTCTTTAA
- a CDS encoding DUF3575 domain-containing protein, translating into MKKKYLIIVMLFSICAVNAQNDNSTNEKKNEVKLNVLLPLTGALEGTYERSLNRKSSLGISVFTVFDNDKSEEDLNYSISTYYRRYFGKKFASGFFAEGFGMLSSIDGKKIYDTNDNSKFTEGSDVIDFSLGLGLGSKWVTKSGFIFEVNAGWGKLLFNAEKTDHTQVVRLGFNLGYRF; encoded by the coding sequence ATGAAAAAAAAATACTTAATAATTGTAATGTTATTTTCGATTTGTGCTGTTAATGCCCAAAATGACAACTCTACAAATGAGAAAAAAAATGAAGTAAAATTAAATGTGTTACTACCTCTAACTGGCGCACTTGAAGGAACTTATGAAAGAAGCTTAAATAGAAAATCTTCATTAGGTATTTCAGTTTTTACTGTGTTCGATAACGATAAATCAGAAGAAGATTTAAATTATTCTATATCAACATACTATAGAAGATATTTTGGAAAGAAATTTGCTTCTGGTTTTTTTGCCGAAGGTTTTGGTATGTTAAGCTCAATTGACGGAAAAAAAATATATGATACAAATGATAATTCAAAATTTACTGAAGGTTCTGATGTAATTGATTTTTCCCTTGGTTTAGGTTTAGGAAGTAAATGGGTTACTAAAAGTGGATTTATATTTGAGGTTAACGCTGGTTGGGGGAAACTATTATTTAATGCTGAAAAGACTGACCACACCCAAGTTGTAAGATTAGGTTTTAATTTGGGTTATAGATTTTAA
- the aroA gene encoding 3-phosphoshikimate 1-carboxyvinyltransferase translates to MNLLLQTNHKNLQGQIAVTGSKSETNRLLLLKALFPNITLANTSNSDDSEVMQKALVGNDEIVDIHHAGTAMRFLTAYFAVNEGREVVMTGSSRMQERPIKILVEALAQLGVEISYEKEEGYPPIRIKGKKVTASKVSLAANVSSQYISALLLVASKLENGLELTLEGEITSIPYIKMTLALLNDLDIQTSFEGNVIKVYTKEAVASKEMVVESDWSSASYFFSLVALADAASITLSSYKENSLQGDSALVSIYEKMGVKTTFEGNKMTLVKQPDFKLETVNFDLNNTPDIAQTIVVTCLGLGIGCHLTGLHTLKIKETDRLEALRIELTKLGANISVTNDSLTLGLSDTMNHNVKIATYNDHRMAMAFAPLALKVPIIIENAEVVSKSYPDFWNDLKELNFEISEL, encoded by the coding sequence ATGAATTTATTACTTCAAACCAACCATAAAAACTTACAAGGCCAGATTGCTGTTACAGGATCAAAAAGCGAAACCAATCGTTTATTGCTCTTAAAGGCGCTTTTTCCAAATATAACCCTTGCTAATACTTCTAATTCTGATGACAGCGAGGTAATGCAAAAAGCCCTTGTGGGAAATGACGAGATTGTAGATATTCATCATGCCGGGACAGCGATGCGTTTTTTAACGGCTTATTTTGCAGTAAACGAAGGACGTGAAGTTGTAATGACTGGTTCAAGCAGAATGCAGGAACGACCGATAAAAATTTTAGTAGAAGCTTTGGCGCAACTTGGTGTTGAAATTTCATATGAAAAAGAAGAAGGGTATCCGCCAATCAGAATTAAAGGAAAAAAAGTAACCGCTTCAAAAGTAAGCCTGGCTGCAAATGTGAGCAGTCAGTATATTTCGGCCCTTTTGTTAGTAGCTTCAAAATTAGAGAATGGTTTAGAACTTACTTTAGAGGGCGAAATAACTTCTATTCCGTATATCAAAATGACTTTAGCTTTGCTGAATGATCTGGATATCCAAACCAGTTTTGAAGGAAACGTAATTAAAGTCTATACAAAAGAGGCTGTTGCTTCAAAAGAAATGGTTGTAGAATCGGACTGGAGTTCGGCTTCTTATTTCTTTAGTCTGGTTGCTTTGGCAGACGCTGCATCCATAACTTTGAGCAGTTATAAAGAAAATAGTTTGCAGGGAGATTCGGCTTTGGTTTCTATTTATGAAAAAATGGGTGTCAAAACTACTTTCGAAGGAAACAAAATGACATTAGTAAAACAGCCGGATTTTAAACTTGAAACTGTAAACTTTGATCTTAATAACACACCAGATATTGCTCAAACGATTGTAGTTACTTGTTTAGGATTAGGAATTGGCTGTCATTTAACCGGGCTGCATACATTAAAGATTAAAGAAACAGACAGGCTTGAAGCACTCCGAATCGAGCTTACAAAATTAGGAGCCAATATTTCGGTGACAAATGATAGTTTGACTTTAGGACTTTCTGATACAATGAATCATAATGTGAAAATTGCCACTTATAACGATCACCGTATGGCAATGGCATTTGCGCCTTTAGCCTTAAAAGTGCCAATTATTATAGAAAATGCAGAAGTAGTATCTAAATCTTATCCCGATTTCTGGAATGATTTAAAAGAGTTAAACTTTGAAATTTCAGAACTTTAA
- a CDS encoding nucleotide pyrophosphohydrolase → MDLKNAQLDVDTWIKEHGVRYFNELTNMAQLTEEVGEVARIIARRYGEQSEKESDKNKDLGEELADVVFVVLCLANQTGIDLQAAFDKKMDLKSVRDKDRHKNNDKLK, encoded by the coding sequence ATGGATTTGAAAAACGCACAATTAGACGTTGATACCTGGATAAAAGAACATGGTGTCCGTTATTTTAATGAATTGACCAATATGGCACAACTTACAGAAGAAGTAGGTGAAGTTGCGAGGATTATTGCGCGTAGATACGGGGAACAATCAGAAAAAGAAAGTGATAAAAACAAAGATTTAGGCGAAGAACTTGCTGATGTTGTTTTTGTAGTCTTATGTTTGGCTAATCAAACAGGAATCGATTTACAGGCTGCTTTTGATAAAAAAATGGATTTAAAATCGGTTAGGGATAAGGATCGTCACAAAAACAACGATAAATTGAAATAA